The sequence TCTTGTTTCAGATGGCAGAATAACAGGGGTCAGTGATGCCATGAGCATCAAACAATTAAAAGGAAACACACTTCTGAACATCAACCTTTGGTACAAACATAAGAGCAATAAAGTATGCTTAAAAGCCAACTGcaaaaaattctgcaaatttGATACACAATTgaaatttttcctcttaaaaatcCCTGCCTTGAGATGTATTTAGGCCTCCCAGTTTTATACATCTTTTGTTGCCATTTTAGTGTTGCTGAGATGGTTTTGTCAAATTTTTTGAATTGtttatcctttcttttcagtttatttagGATTCAGAGCTATCAGCTAAAACAGTTCCAACCCTGAGGTTTCGTTACAATCCCGCAAGTTTAAAATCAGGCTGTTATTTGGAGGCACCACATTTTCCCCTGGCAGTGCCTACAGCCTTCTCCAAACTGCACTGCTTTACTTTATACTCAAGCAACGTAGCACGTCAAAGGCTGTAGATTTTAAGCATGTTCAGCAGCTTAGTAATATATGAGAAATGTTACGCAGTACACGCAAGAGATTTGTAACAGACTCTTAGATGAAATCAGACATAACAGCAAGATAAAGCTGCATATGTTCTTCCAGAATGGTAAATTTATACACCGGTTTTCAGAGTAATACCTATTCACGTTGGAATGTTTTTAGGGAAGCTCTGAAACGTTTTAGCAAGAGACAGCAAATTTCACACAGCCTTCGACGAGAGCAGCAAGATCGACAGGTTTTAACAAACAGGGGTACCTTTTgaacaaagctgctgctgtcagccaaaagaaaagaaaggatgacTGCGAGAAGCTTGGTTTTAAACTATCAACTATGGGTTATTCAACAGTTATCCAACAAAAATACCATCACAAAGATTATCAATTAGCTGTGCAAAAGAAGAGTAGATTTTCTTACGCAAACAGCTGCGTTATTGTGGACTTGCTCCTTTACGTCAGCAAGATGTCAAAGCCAGACTGGGATGCTAGCGCCCTGAACTGAGCCTGCTACAGGGAAAGGAATTTCTTACAAAAAGCCTTAATTCTGTTATCTCTGAGAAAGCTCAAGGACTTAAGAACGCAAGGTAAGATCCTTTGCCTTGTTTAAGGGCTTTAAGCGTAACAGAACTGTTGTGTACTGAGGAAAGTTACAAGCAGTAGCCAAGTGAGGATCCCTTTTCTTAACACACTGAATTCTTTTGGCATACACATCTGTATAAACTACATGATGTTATGTTAATGGCACATGCTCTGGCTAAGTTTTAAGTCTAGATTCCCCCAGGAAGAAGACAACCATCATCCTTACTTCACCACCAATGCCAGCAGCCTCAAATCTGGGACTTGGTTACAGACAATAATCAGCATTTGACCCTCTTTATGCTGGAAACCAGCTCCCTGTTATCTGATTTACTTACCatgtttataaaaattaaaggatGCCTGTTATTTAAGCAAAAGGTACACTGTCTTCAACTGACTTGCCAACTCaatgcatacaaaaaaaatcacagcacaaTGTAAAATGTGAATCAATCTACCAAGAACTACTTTTCTCTGGACTTTGGGAAAGGGGGGCatcaaaaacccacaaacacaatTTAGGAGCCAGTGAATCAAAGATGACTAAAGTTATTAAGTATCTTGCAAGTTAGTAGCTGATTTTACTTCATACAAAACAAGAAGCCTGTGCTCAGCTGTAACATTCCTTCCCTACCACACCACAGATGTGTAATTTCTACATTTGAGTGGACATAAAGTACAGACCAGCCACAGATGAAATACTGTGGAAAGCTGTACTTCCAAAGTGACTGCTTTTCAATCTGCGACTGAATGCAAAagtgtttcttcctttccataCCTTTTTGTAATCCAAATTAAACCAACTGACCAAGCATAGCATGGGCACCAAAGTCTTAATGGCTCAGTAAATGAAAGATGTAGCTTAAGCCACAGTTACATTcaatatttggatttttaaacTTTACCAAAAGACAATTAAGAGGGTATTTCACCATTaagcaaaaaggaaagctaATTCCTTGTTCCAAAGGCCTCTGGATTACCTTCTCAGTAAAACCAAGACTATTTAACAGATTGGAGCATGGAATCTTACGGATTTTTTCAGTTCCCTTGTGTCTGGCCAATCCACATTCTTATGATTGTTAGTaggaaaacccaaaacaaataataaaacttcAGATTCACACATCAAACCAGAATGAAAGAAGGAAtcaaaaaacagcaacaaaaaacgCCAGAAGATCACCACTTCCAGTCTGAAATCTGGCATCTACAACTCCATCTCTTCTTCTGCACACCCAGAGGTTCCCAAACCAGCATACTGATCTGGAGACATCGCAGTCTGTTGTGATTCAGGGAATGTTTCAGTCTGTGCGTCAAAAGCAGCTCTTGGCGTTGACTGCTTAGCTTGACACCCTTCTGTACTCTGCTGCTTAACGTTCTTAACAGAAACAGACTTCAGTTTATCTGTGAGAAATTCAGGAAGAGGTTTCCAAAGCACCAGCTCCATAGACGGACGGCTCCTAGAAGAGATGGAGTCTCAGTTAAACTTCAGTTCTCCAATCACAACTATTAAAACCAGTGAGTTATCTCAATCCTTTGTGCTAGTCTGGAACTCTTATTCCAgagtccattttttttttctttccccctatTAAATTTCCTCTTCCTTAACTAGTTCCATTACTTCTAGTTCTAaccctgtattttctttcttttcttttgtaccAAACTCGACGACCACTGTTGGTCACAATTTGGGACCACCTTCTTTTGGAAACGcacatacataaaaatcaaGATACAAGGGTTTATTCAACAAATTTCACTGTGTAGAAACGAGGAGTACAAAACAGACAGCTTGATGACCACCAGTCACACTTAACTTCTCTTTTACATTAGTTCTTCCTATTTCTGACCAAACAAATGGTCTGTTACACCACATGGGCTGCACCGTGCATTAACCAAGGACATCTCCACAAACATGAGACTGGGTCTCTCTTCTCATTTGCATGTGTTAGCTACATAGCACCATGATTTCCTCCAGAACTTACATAgattctattattttctttgtcaggCCTTCACCAAAATCCCTCTTCATCCCTTTTTTAAGGGTATCTGACAGGATAAGAGTGGGCAGATTGCTAACATTTCCATCAGCATGAACTTCCTCATCTTCATCAATTATCCTAGGAAtggagggggaagagggaaatAAACACTATTGAGCATACTGTTAACAGGCACATCCACTGCAGACTACAGTTACATCTACGTGCGCTGCACTGTGCAGTGTAGGGATCTGACCCAGGCTGGGTACCAGAAGCAGCGGGGCCACGTTAACACCAGTCTCTCTTGGGCCAATACACCCTAAGAACGACCGTCACCACAGAAGCCGCTTGAGCAGCTATGCCACTTCTGGTACCTAAGCTAGCTTTGTTATCCCTGCATCATCCAGCAGCACGCAACGCAGGTATCCactatgagaaaataaataaattcactTCAGGGGAAACTGTATGATTCAGTCACATTACAAGAGCGAGTCTCAGTTATGCCATAGTTTCACCGGCTTGATTCCCCGTACCTTAACTCTGCAAATCATTGAAAAGCTGCTGAATACAGTTCTTAACCTTCAGTGACGTTGCACCAATTTCTCAGAGattaaaaaggcacaaaaagtTGAAGCATTCAGAACAAGCCAGAGTTATCTTCGCTGGTTTTGGTaaactttttgaagaaaatttagCAGAGTAgctgggaaggatggggaaCAATCCTCCAAGAGGTCCAAAGCAGACTTTGTAATGCAAATATAGCCAGATAATACAGACATATATCACTGATTCAcccatgaaaaaataaaataatctaacAGTACCTTGGTTCCCTTCACGCACCATCTATGAAGTaatcatctaaaaaaaaatcttgttttataatttataaaactTTTGGCTTTTCTAACAACTGTCTGCAGTAGtcattttaggttttttggAATACTAGCTCAACTGCAATCAACCGATACACATACATGTGACATTCCCAGAAATCTTTCAAAGGCAAGAACGCACAGTGCATTTGTTAAATGCTGGCAAGTGAGTGCCTGTAGCCACCCCATCACCCCCGTATCATGCTATCTGGTATTTAACAGCAAGATGAACCTCAGCTTTATTGCATATGTGCAGAGAGATGTCTCTGGTCCATGCTACTTTCTACCTTGACAAATTCACATCTACCTCGAGCATTTAGAAGTATTAATCACTGaacaagctgcagctggttGAAAAAAGTTGTTCACTGGTCAGACTTGAGCTCATCAGTTAAAATCTGAGCTCTGGCTACTCACAAAAGAGCATAAAACCCCATTACGGTACACCGATGGTACACAGTGATTGTGAAAAGGTGGTTATTTCTTCACGATCTCTTGCTCTAGCACCCTCAATTTCAGATCACAGTACCACCCCCAAGACTCATAGGACCATAAGTAGCCTAAAAAGGAATCACTCGAACAGAAGGTTAATCTCAGACTTACAGTACCATTATCAAACTGCTAAGTGCTAGATTTACCCCTTAATGCCCaccaaaaaagggaaagctCAGCAAAGCCAGGCTACTCAATCCCTGCATTTACCTGTCCTCAATTTCCTGAAGCTTCCTGCGAGCAACCTCGCACTGCTGTTCCCCCATTGTCTGATCCATTTCTTCACAGGGAATTTCTAACAGGGCAGTTTCAGGACCGCTGCCACCATACTGACTtgccacctccccagctgcctgctgaccTGCACAGAGAATCCATTCTTCAGTGTTGGGATTCAAAGGACAATTTTTGGCTCCTGTCAGTCTCTTCTTCCGCACAGGACAACTAGGAAACAGTAAGTTTACAATtgtcaaaagagaaaagcagcattctacaggaaaaaacattacagaaagTCATGTGCATGTCAACAGATTTGACATACTATGGAAACACAACctccacaaagaaaacaaatccgCGTTGCTCTTCTTAAAATGCAGGTACccataaaagaaaatcagtgctACACAATTAATTAGGTAACTGAAATGGATTTGGGGTCATGTACAATTCAGGGAAAGCTTTCCAAATGCAAAGAGTGATAGAGGTTCCCTTTGTGCATATTTTGTAGATGGGATGTGCTCAaatctttacagaaaagaaaaagcaaattaagatTCTTCAGGCTATAAAAGACAAATTTAATTTACccttctgcctcttcttctAGCTTATGCTTCTTTCCACAGCGAACAGAgacactgcaaaagaaaaatgaatggtCATTTAACTTCTGATTATAACTTCCAGTGACGCTGAAATTTTCAAGCGatattttcctcccttttaaaatttcacttgCAGCTAAGAGCCACCATCACAGTGTATCACCGGCTGGGAAGGGAGTGGAAGTTCTGGATAATAAATGACCACTTTGCTCCAAAGAAAGTCAAAGTCAGCTGTAATTACTCTGTTCTCTGAGCAGATTTCCATGCTACTTTCTCctcttttacattatttattttttccatacagGACAAGAGCAATTTTTGACAAAATGTTTCAAGAAGCAACACATGATCCAACTTAAGTCTCTTAATACACTGTCTCACAGTGACATACGCTAATTAAATAGGACTAAACAACAACATTTAATGGAATAATTTAAGTTTTTTGTGCTCACGTATAAGAAAGGgcaaactaaaacaaaaaagtcaaaaaaagtacataaatttaaaagcatGTCAAGATGTTGGTAAACTTAATCACGTTTCTCTCCTTTTAGAAGGCCTCTTCATCCCCACCAACAAACTTCAAGGCCGCCAAGACGAGCGCAATACGATTCTAACATTGTACAAGCAAAACACTgccaggagaaaaacaaattccaACCCGCCttgaaaagaaaagttatttcacGGCGCCAGCGCAGCTGAGCCAtccgctccccccgcccctgaGCCAGGGGTTGGCACTTACTGGCCGTGGCCCGGCGGCAGGTGCAGGCCGTGCGAGGGGGCCGCGCTAGTGAAGGAGCCCACCGGGGCGACCGTCAGGCCCTCGTTGTAGCTTCCCAGCGCGGCCAGCGAGGCAAGGTCgaggctgctctgcaggtaCAGGCCGGAGGAGCGGCCGCCGTCGGCACCATCGCTTCCGTTCCCGGCCATGATCATCACGGGCGGCTGGAAATGGCTGTGGCCGACGGCTCCGGGCGGCGGGTCGTGCCGCGTCCCCGCCGACGGGCCGTGGCGCTCaggggcagcggccggggccTGGGGAAACTCCACGGCAGGGCCCGCAGGGAGGCCCGGGCAGGATCTGCCCAGCGCCGCCATGTCCTGCTGCGGGGAGGGAGAGGCCATCAACGCCGCGCGTCCGCACCGCCGAGCGGGGCGACCACCCCAGAG comes from Falco naumanni isolate bFalNau1 chromosome 1, bFalNau1.pat, whole genome shotgun sequence and encodes:
- the CCDC117 gene encoding coiled-coil domain-containing protein 117 isoform X1; protein product: MSATATALARTSHPAAARAYSPQNAPRPPGPTAPRMRRGLTGLQLPECPAPARAYSSQNAPRHLLQARRKAWKGRGLWWSPQPRARPGPAQDMAALGRSCPGLPAGPAVEFPQAPAAAPERHGPSAGTRHDPPPGAVGHSHFQPPVMIMAGNGSDGADGGRSSGLYLQSSLDLASLAALGSYNEGLTVAPVGSFTSAAPSHGLHLPPGHGHVSVRCGKKHKLEEEAEGCPVRKKRLTGAKNCPLNPNTEEWILCAGQQAAGEVASQYGGSGPETALLEIPCEEMDQTMGEQQCEVARRKLQEIEDRIIDEDEEVHADGNVSNLPTLILSDTLKKGMKRDFGEGLTKKIIESMSRPSMELVLWKPLPEFLTDKLKSVSVKNVKQQSTEGCQAKQSTPRAAFDAQTETFPESQQTAMSPDQYAGLGTSGCAEEEMEL
- the CCDC117 gene encoding coiled-coil domain-containing protein 117 isoform X3; the encoded protein is MSATATALARTSHPAAARAYSPQNAPRPPGPTAPRMRRGLTGLQLPECPAPARAYSSQNAPRHLLQARRKAWKGRGLWWSPQPRARPGPAQDMAALGRSCPGLPAGPAVEFPQAPAAAPERHGPSAGTRHDPPPGAVGHSHFQPPVMIMAGNGSDGADGGRSSGLYLQSSLDLASLAALGSYNEGLTVAPVGSFTSAAPSHGLHLPPGHGHVSVRCGKKHKLEEEAEGCPVRKKRLTGAKNCPLNPNTEEWILCAGQQAAGEVASQYGGSGPETALLEIPCEEMDQTMGEQQCEVARRKLQEIEDRSRPSMELVLWKPLPEFLTDKLKSVSVKNVKQQSTEGCQAKQSTPRAAFDAQTETFPESQQTAMSPDQYAGLGTSGCAEEEMEL
- the CCDC117 gene encoding coiled-coil domain-containing protein 117 isoform X2, whose amino-acid sequence is MSATATALARTSHPAAARAYSPQNAPRPPGPTAPRMRRGLTGLQLPECPAPARAYSSQNAPRHLLQARRKAWKGRGLWWSPQPRARPGPADMAALGRSCPGLPAGPAVEFPQAPAAAPERHGPSAGTRHDPPPGAVGHSHFQPPVMIMAGNGSDGADGGRSSGLYLQSSLDLASLAALGSYNEGLTVAPVGSFTSAAPSHGLHLPPGHGHVSVRCGKKHKLEEEAEGCPVRKKRLTGAKNCPLNPNTEEWILCAGQQAAGEVASQYGGSGPETALLEIPCEEMDQTMGEQQCEVARRKLQEIEDRIIDEDEEVHADGNVSNLPTLILSDTLKKGMKRDFGEGLTKKIIESMSRPSMELVLWKPLPEFLTDKLKSVSVKNVKQQSTEGCQAKQSTPRAAFDAQTETFPESQQTAMSPDQYAGLGTSGCAEEEMEL